In Rosa chinensis cultivar Old Blush chromosome 1, RchiOBHm-V2, whole genome shotgun sequence, a genomic segment contains:
- the LOC112187010 gene encoding cytochrome P450 77A3 has protein sequence MASLSFSSASLSSYYHLFFTLLAFLISGLIFLLTQKSKSKQLNLPPGPPGWPIVGNLFQVARSGKPFFVYANELRLKYGPILTLKMGTRTMIIISDAKLVHEALIEKGAVYATRPRENPTRTIFSCNKFTVNASIYGSVWRSLRRNMVQNMLSSTRLKEFRSVRENAMDTLVERINMEAKANDGVVSVLKNSRFAVFCILLAMCFGIEMDEENVEKMDQVMKAVLIVLDPRIDDYLPILSPFFSKQRKRALEVRKEQVDYMVPIIERRRRALENPGSDRQATSFSYLDTLFDLKVDGRKSSPSNSELVSLCSEFLNGGTDTTATALEWGIAQLIVNPQVQEKLYAEVKATVGERKVDEKDVEKMPYLQAVVKELLRKHPPTYFSLTHAVTEPTTLAGYDIPTDANVEFYLPGISEDPKLWSDPEKFDPDRFVSGREDADITGVTGVKMMPFSVGRRICPGLSMATVHVHLMLARMVQEFEWSAYPAGSKLDFTGKLEFTVVMKNSLRAKIKPRV, from the coding sequence ATGGCTTCTCTATCCTTTTCCTCTGCTTCACTTTCTTCTTACTACCACCTCTTCTTCACTCTCTTAGCTTTCCTAATCTCCGGCCTCATTTTCCTGCTCACCcagaaatccaaatccaaacaaCTCAACCTCCCTCCCGGACCACCCGGATGGCCTATAGTCGGCAACCTCTTCCAAGTCGCTCGCTCCGGCAAGCCGTTCTTCGTCTACGCAAACGAGCTCAGGCTCAAGTACGGCCCAATATTGACTCTCAAGATGGGTACCAGGACCATGATCATTATCAGCGACGCCAAGCTCGTCCACGAAGCCCTCATCGAAAAGGGTGCGGTCTACGCCACAAGACCTAGAGAAAATCCCACTCGGACAATCTTCAGCTGCAACAAGTTCACCGTCAACGCTTCGATTTACGGCTCCGTGTGGCGGTCGTTGAGGCGGAACATGGTCCAGAATATGCTCAGCTCAACCAGGCTCAAAGAGTTCCGAAGCGTTCGCGAAAATGCAATGGACACACTAGTCGAGAGGATTAATATGGAGGCCAAGGCCAACGACGGCGTAGTTTCCGTGCTGAAAAACTCGCGCTTCGCCGTGTTTTGTATTCTCTTGGCCATGTGTTTCGGTATCGAAATGGACGAAGAGAACGTGGAGAAAATGGATCAGGTAATGAAGGCCGTTCTGATTGTGTTGGATCCCAGAATCGATGACTATCTTCCTATTCTGAGTCCCTTCTTCTCCAAGCAAAGAAAGAGAGCTCTGGAAGTGAGAAAGGAGCAGGTGGATTATATGGTCCCCATCATCGAACGGCGTCGTCGGGCACTCGAAAACCCAGGATCGGATCGACAAGCCACTTCATTCTCGTACCTCGACACGCTTTTCGACCTCAAAGTAGATGGACGCAAATCATCCCCTTCGAACAGTGAACTGGTCTCACTTTGCTCGGAGTTTCTGAACGGTGGGACCGACACAACGGCGACAGCTCTGGAGTGGGGAATTGCACAACTCATAGTGAACCCTCAAGTACAAGAGAAGCTGTACGCGGAAGTTAAAGCAACGGTGGGTGAAAGGAAGGTGGACGAAAAGGACGTGGAGAAAATGCCCTATTTGCAAGCAGTGGTGAAGGAGCTTTTACGAAAACACCCTCCCACCTATTTTTCGCTAACCCATGCTGTGACCGAGCCAACTACTTTGGCGGGGTACGACATTCCCACTGATGCAAATGTCGAGTTCTACTTGCCCGGGATTTCGGAGGATCCCAAATTGTGGTCCGACCCCGAGAAGTTCGATCCCGACCGGTTCGTGTCCGGCCGGGAAGATGCGGACATAACGGGCGTGACCGGAGTTAAAATGATGCCTTTCAGTGTCGGGAGGAGGATTTGCCCCGGTTTGTCCATGGCCACAGTTCATGTTCATCTCATGTTGGCTAGAATGGTTCAAGAGTTTGAGTGGAGTGCGTACCCGGCTGGAAGTAAGTTGGATTTTACAGGCAAGTTAGAATTTACTGTGGTGATGAAGAATTCGCTAAGAGCTAAGATCAAGCCCAGGGTTTAA